In the Natrinema sp. CBA1119 genome, GTTTCGTCCGTCCGCTCCTCGTCTTCGGATTCTGCCTGTTCTTCGCCATCGGATTCGTCCTCATCGGTCTCGTCGGCCTCGTCGCTTCCAACGCCGTCGAGGAGTCCCTCGAGACTACTGCTGTCGGTCACGCCCCTGGCCATGGACTCGAGCGAGTCGCGGCCCTCTACGTTCGCGACCGACTCGCGGAGGGCGTCCCGAACCGCCGTCGAGAGATCCGTTCGGATCTCGTCGAGTTCCTTCCCGTCCTCGACGCCCGCGGCGATCGTCTCGTGGACCTCTCGACCGATGGACGCGCCGACTTCGCGCCCGAACCGTTCGCCGAACTGGCGACCGACCGAAGCGCCGACCTCGCCGCCGTCGATGTTGTCCTCAAGGCTCCCGTCACCGAGCATATCGGCGACATCGAGTTGGTTGCTGACCTCGTCGGCAACCATGCTCTTCAGTCCACCGGACTCGTCACTCACAGCGACCACCTCGAGTCGATTCGTGGAGCGAGTGCGTTCCCTGAATCACAGTCTTATTCCTCGGCTTCGGCCGTCTGCTCTGATTCGTCGTCCGCCGATTCCTCATCCGCCGCGTCCGATTCGTCGTCGCCTTGCGCCTCGCTCTCGTCGGCATCAGCCTCGGATTCGTTCTCGGCGCTCTCGTCGTCACTCTCGGCGTCGGTCTCTTCTGCATCCGCTTCGTCCGCGTCGGCTTCTTCGTCGGACTCATCGCCGTCTTCGGCACTACCTTCGTCGGACTCCTCATCCGTTTCATCCGCTTCTTCGCCGGAACTGAGGAGTTCGTCAACGACCATATTCCCGATCGTCCGCCCGAGGGATTCGCCGATCGCCCGGCCGAGGATTGCGCCGATCTGTCCGCCCAGCGCCTCTCCGAGCGGCTTGTCCCCGTCGATCTCGTCTTCCCACTCGGTTCCCTCGACCAGTTCGTCGACGTCGATGTTCTCGGTGATCTTCTCGGTATCGACCCGCTGTGTGAGTGACTCGTCGCTCATTATGCTGCCTCCGCCTGTGACGGCTCCGCCTGTCCACCGCTCTCTTCGTCTTGATCCGGCTCGAGTTGCTCGAGCAACTGTTCGAGCGTCGCGCTAACGATCGCCGAGACGATCTCCTCGGTGGGGACGCTCGGAACGAGTTCGGCCAGCTTCTCTCTCACCCAGCTCGCCGCCCCCATGACTCCGTCCTTCAGACGCTGTACCGCCGACGAGAGCGGACCGGGGGACTCCTCTTCACTTTCGGACGCTTCTTCCTCTTCGGCGTCCGCCTCGCTCGCTTCCTCGTCCCCGCCGAAGAGCCCCGTGAGCTTTTCGACGGGCTTGTTCAGCAGACTTTTGACGAACTCGATCGGCTTGCTCAACAGCGATTTCGCCGTGTCGATCATCGCGCCGGGGCCGTCCAGCAGCCCCGATACCGCCGACAGCAGATTCCCCAGCAGGTTGTTCTCGCCCGGTCGCGCCGAGACATCCAGCGTCACCGGATCGAGGTTGACCTCGAGTCCGAGCAGATCGAGGAACAACCCGTCGAGATCAAGGTGGACGACGCCCGACGCGTCGTCGCCCTGGTAGACCTCGTCGGCACCCTCGACGTGGTACTCGTTTTCGTCCGCCTCGCCCTCGTCTTCGTCCGCATCCTCGCCCTCGCTTTCGGCTTCGATCTCCGGTTCCTCCGCCGACTCGTCTTCAGCCTCCGACTCATCCTCGGTTTCCGCTTCGTCCTCGGTTTCTGGCTCGTCTTCGGATTCCGCCTCCGCAGCTTCGCCTTCGGGCTCTTCCACACCCTGTCCTTCATCTCCGGATGCTTCCTCGCTCGAGTCGTCGTCTCGCTCGGCGTCGGACTCCTCCATCTCCGCCTGCCCGCCATCGGTGAGCACCCGGCGTGGCGGTCCTGGCATCAACTCGGCCTCGTCGGGACGGCTCGAGGCCCGTTCGGCTCCGTCGAGATCCGAACGTTCCTCGGCGCCGTCGGATGCGAGATCCTCGATCATTATACGAAACCACAGACGAGAGTGAGCGTTGTGGGGGTTGGCCTTGCGTATGCGACTGTCCGACGGACTGCGACAGAACACCCCGCGACGGCCGAACCGATCGACCGCGTTACTCGAGGGAACCGACGCGAAGCGCGTACTCGCCGCGCGTCTCGCCCTCGTCGTGGTACTCGACCGGCTCCTCGACGGCTGCGACCGTTCCGCTATCGACGGCCGCCGCCGTAGCGATTCCGTCGAGGTGCTCGTAACCGCTTACGCCGGACTCGAGATCGAACCAGCGAACGGCGTGGGTATCCGGATCGCGAACCCGGAAGTTCTGTGCGCAGGGGGTGACCAGTCGCCCATCGTCGGCGGCAAGTCCGTGAACGAAGCCACGGACGTCGTCGTCCCAGACGAGGTCTCCGTCGGCGTCGAACGCGGCGATACGGTGTTCGTTCGGGTGTCGACTCTCGGTCTCACGGCTCTCGACCGCGTAGGTATTGCCCGTCACGAACGCCACTCGGCCGTCGCTCGCGTACGCGTGATTCGGATAGGCGTACAGCGTCTCTCCCTCGATTTCGGTCTCGACGGCGAGATCGACGTGCCAGCGCTCAGCACCGCCGGGCCCGAGGAGATAGCCGCGTTTGTCGCCGTGACTCGAGACCGCGATTGAGTCCCCGTCGACGGAAACGTCGCCGACGCGCCGGTCGCCGTCCGTTCCGGGGTCCCAGGTCCACTCGAGGTCGCCCGAATCGGCCTCGAGGACGACGAGCCCGGTGTCGTGCTCGCCCATACAGCGGTTATAACCGACCGCGAGCCGTTCGCCCGACGAATCGAGATCGAGCGCGATCGGTGAGGCGTCGGTCTCGTACGTCCAGCGGACCGAGCCGTCGGCGCCGAACGCGTAGACGGTACTGTGCCACCGTCGGGTTTCGCCGTCGCGCTCGTAGCGTCGCGCGGCGGCGTACAGCCGCTCGTTGCCGTCGGAATCGGTTCCGGTCTCGAGCGCGACGACGTAGGGCAGGTAGAAAACAGTCTCCTTGACCGCCTCGCCGACGTCGTCGACGGTGTCGTACCGCCAGCGCCGGTCGCCCGTTTCGGCGTCGTAGGCCGCGATCGTCCCCATTTCGCCGCGGCCGGCGACGACTATCGTGTCCGCACCCTCATCGATAGCGGCCTCGAGCGACGCGATCCCGACCGCGTGGTCCGGATGATCGACGGTCCAGCGGGTCTCGAGC is a window encoding:
- a CDS encoding PQQ-binding-like beta-propeller repeat protein — its product is MSETVPEAERTVNFRRVPLGQIETARSRHMWTRSAVHVAESGGLVVTGTWDGTVTARDADTLETRWTVDHPDHAVGIASLEAAIDEGADTIVVAGRGEMGTIAAYDAETGDRRWRYDTVDDVGEAVKETVFYLPYVVALETGTDSDGNERLYAAARRYERDGETRRWHSTVYAFGADGSVRWTYETDASPIALDLDSSGERLAVGYNRCMGEHDTGLVVLEADSGDLEWTWDPGTDGDRRVGDVSVDGDSIAVSSHGDKRGYLLGPGGAERWHVDLAVETEIEGETLYAYPNHAYASDGRVAFVTGNTYAVESRETESRHPNEHRIAAFDADGDLVWDDDVRGFVHGLAADDGRLVTPCAQNFRVRDPDTHAVRWFDLESGVSGYEHLDGIATAAAVDSGTVAAVEEPVEYHDEGETRGEYALRVGSLE